A region of the Nocardia asteroides genome:
GTGCGCCGCCTTGTCGTCGCATCATCCGGATGCCGTTTGGATCCGGCCCTCGAGGAAGGGCAGATGCGTTACGCCGAAGCCGCTTTGCAGGGGCGGCGGGCGATGCACCACTTGGCGTCGAGCGCCGTGTCCTCGCCCGTCGCCGCCCGCTTCGCGGCGGCCGCCATGTGGCTGATCGACCCGTTGACCCGTCCCCGCAACCCTGCCGACACGCACGCCTTCCTGCGCGCAGAAGACGCGTTCGACCTCACCGAGCGCCTCGGCGACATCCAGGCGCCCACTCTCGTGATCGGCGGCGAACGAGACGCCGCCTACAGCCTGGGCACCTTCCGCCGCACCGCCGACGGGATTCCCGATTCCCGCCTCGTCATCTATCGCGGCGCCGGCCACATGGGCGCGGTCAAACATCCCCGCTTCGCCGCCGACGTCACCGACTTCCTCACCCGGCCTGCCTGACCCCGTCACCGGCTTCGCCGGCGCGGTCGCTCCTCGCCCAGGCCGAGGCCGAGGCCGCTGTGCATCGGCCGTGGTCACTGCGAACCTGTTCTGGCTTCGTCCGACCGGTGGTCAGGGTTTGGGGGTGGGGGTCCAGTAGCCGCGGCGGCGGTTCCGGATGGCTGCGCGGGCGGCCGTGTGGAGGCGTTCGGCCAATTCGGCGGGAGCCGACAGGTCGTCCCACATCCAGCGGACGACCGTCCAGCCGAGGGCTCGGAGTCGCTCGTCGCGCAGCTCTCGCGCGGTGATTGCCTGCGCGTCGGGTGAGAGGCCGCCTGACGCGGCTGCACGGTCGGGTTTCCCGTCGAACTCGCCGACCACGCCGAGGTCGGGGAACAGGAAATCGACGCGACCTACGCATATCTCGTTTTCGGAGAAGACGCGCGCGTGCAGCTCGGGAGCGGGGAAGCCGCCTTGGCGCAGCAGGATCCGGCTGCGGGATTCGCCGACGCTCTCGCTGCGGCCGTCCAGGAAGTCCAGGACCAGGGCAGCTCGGCGGCATCCGGGCCGCTGCCGGGCCCGGCGGAGGTGTTCGCGCAGTTCGGTGGTGGTCGTCAGACCCTGACGCAGTGCGGAATCGCCCACGGCCACCGACTGTTCGAAGCCTTCCGAGCGCGCGATATCGAGGACAGTGCGCGCCGGGGTGGTCACGCATACGTTGTCGACCAGGGTGATCTCGTCGGGCTCCACCCGGGCGGAGTGGACCACGACCCGTCTGCTCAGCCGCCCGCCGTTGATTCGATTCCTGGTCAGATGGACGCGGTCGAGCCGAATGCCCCAAGTGGGCAGCCCGTGCAGCACTGCCGCGGAGCAGTGGCTCGTGATGGCGGAGTCGGACGTGGACTCCGCGGTCGCCAGCGTCAGCAGCAGATGCCGACCGGGCGCACCGAGCCCGGATCGCGGCGCGGTCAGATAGTGCCCGGCCCGCAGCCGCTGCCATTGTCCGGTCCGGCACAGCCGGTACAGCGCCTTGTCGGACAGACCCGATGCCAGCGCTTGCCGACGCGAGATCAGTTGCGGTGCTTCCATACCGACGATCGTGATCGATCACCGCCCGGGAGACGCCCGCCGCTGCGGTGAATGTGGACAACTCGCGGGCTGTGGACAACCGCCATGCGGAATCAGCCCATCTGCGTCATGCCCGCCGCCACCACCCGCGCCACGTTCAGCACTTCGTCGGCGGTGGGCAGTGGCACACCGTCGAGGGCGTGCAGCCGGTCCGTGCTGGCGATGGCGAACATCGCCGAGACCCAGGCCGCGGCACACGCGCGGAGGGTTCCCGGGTGGACCGGTCCGGGGGCGCTCGCCTGGAGCACCTTGGCGGTCACGTCGAGCATCTGATCGCGCAGGCGGCGCAGCTGCCGCCGGACGTCGGGGTGGGTGTCGGCCTCCCGCCACAGGATCACCCGCAGCACCGACGAGTGGTGGTCGCGCAGGTTCAGCGCGGCATCGAGGTTGACCAGGCTCGCCGCCGGATCGCCAGGCGTCACCACCGTGCCGATGTCGTCGATCGGCTGCGCGGGCACCCGCTCGGACATCAAGGCGGACAGGATCGAATCCTTGGTCGGGAAGTAGTAGAAGACGAGTCCTTTGGGGACACCGGCCGCGGCGGCGATGGCCGCCGTCGCGGTGGCGTCGAATCCCTGCGCCGCGAAGAGTTTCTCCGCGGCGTCGAGGATGAGCTGCCGGGCGTCGCCGTCGGCTTTCGCGCTGCGGCGACGCCCGGCGCGCCGGGTCTTCGGCATCTGCATCAGTGATGCGGAGCCATGCCGTGCAGACGTCCCGACACCGCGGGCAGCGCCGCTACCGCGACCACCACCGTCACTATTCCGACCACCCATGCGGTCCAGGATGCGCTGCGGTACTCCGTGAAATCCATGACCCACGGTGAGAGGAACAGCAGCGCGCCGCACAGGCCCATCACGTAGTCGGCCGCCGCCATTTCGGGGCGGGCCATCTGCGCGAGACCGGTGAGGGCGATGAGCACGCCGAGCACGATCAACGACCACATGGCGTTGTCGTTGGTGTCCACCCAGAGGGGGGACAGCGCGGTGAAGGCTCCGAGTACGACAGCCAGGAAATCCTGCGCGCGGCTCTCGGTGAACATATGTACCTCCTCGGGCTGTGACTATGTCCTGTCCTCGGTATAGTCCTGATTGACCGCCCGATCAATATCGGAACGGCTACGATTGCGTCGCTGTTGCCCGGCCC
Encoded here:
- a CDS encoding alpha/beta hydrolase, with the protein product MPYFAIGSGRPLVFLRWFTPDHANPHGWMRDSEIKVLRPLAGHFRVFAVGRAPGMAEGITMAEIAAEHADALRGEFGEPVDVLGISSGGSVALQLAADHPRVVRRLVVASSGCRLDPALEEGQMRYAEAALQGRRAMHHLASSAVSSPVAARFAAAAMWLIDPLTRPRNPADTHAFLRAEDAFDLTERLGDIQAPTLVIGGERDAAYSLGTFRRTADGIPDSRLVIYRGAGHMGAVKHPRFAADVTDFLTRPA
- a CDS encoding type IV toxin-antitoxin system AbiEi family antitoxin domain-containing protein yields the protein MEAPQLISRRQALASGLSDKALYRLCRTGQWQRLRAGHYLTAPRSGLGAPGRHLLLTLATAESTSDSAITSHCSAAVLHGLPTWGIRLDRVHLTRNRINGGRLSRRVVVHSARVEPDEITLVDNVCVTTPARTVLDIARSEGFEQSVAVGDSALRQGLTTTTELREHLRRARQRPGCRRAALVLDFLDGRSESVGESRSRILLRQGGFPAPELHARVFSENEICVGRVDFLFPDLGVVGEFDGKPDRAAASGGLSPDAQAITARELRDERLRALGWTVVRWMWDDLSAPAELAERLHTAARAAIRNRRRGYWTPTPKP
- a CDS encoding TetR/AcrR family transcriptional regulator → MQMPKTRRAGRRRSAKADGDARQLILDAAEKLFAAQGFDATATAAIAAAAGVPKGLVFYYFPTKDSILSALMSERVPAQPIDDIGTVVTPGDPAASLVNLDAALNLRDHHSSVLRVILWREADTHPDVRRQLRRLRDQMLDVTAKVLQASAPGPVHPGTLRACAAAWVSAMFAIASTDRLHALDGVPLPTADEVLNVARVVAAGMTQMG
- a CDS encoding SPW repeat protein, producing the protein MFTESRAQDFLAVVLGAFTALSPLWVDTNDNAMWSLIVLGVLIALTGLAQMARPEMAAADYVMGLCGALLFLSPWVMDFTEYRSASWTAWVVGIVTVVVAVAALPAVSGRLHGMAPHH